The genomic segment CAATGCCTTTACCTCCAAGGAACAAACCTGCTTTTATACCCGGGTATTGGAAAATCATCTGGAACAGGGGGTCCGGATCTTGTTGGATATATTTCTGAACTCCCTGTTTGACCCCGAAGAGTTGGAGAGGGAACGGCAGGTAGTCCTTCAGGAAATCAGCATGGTGGAAGATACCCCGGATGAATACACCCATGTCCTGCTGGGAGAAACGGCCTATCATGGTAATTCCCTGGCCCAGCCCATATTGGGGACCCCGGAAACCGTTCAAGCCATTACCCAGGAAAGGATCCTGGACTACCTGGGGCGATCCTATGGTCCTGAAAAGATCGTGGTGGCGGCTGCCGGGAAGGTGGATCATGAGACCTTCGTAGACCTGGTGGCCCCGGAATTGAATAAGATTTCCCCCATTGCCGCGACGGACAATCGCCGCAACCCGGTTCTTTCCTCCAAATCAAAGACGGTTTCCAAGGATTTGGAACAGGTTCACCTGGCCTGGGCCACCAAAGCCCCGGCCGCCGGCGACCCCAAAAGGTATGTCAGCACCTTAATGAACGTCATTATGGGCGGGAATATGAGCTCCCGCTTATTTCAGGAAGTCCGGGAAAAAAGAGGGCTGGCCTATAGTATTTATTCCTTCCTCTCCTCTTATCGGGATTCCGGGATGTGGGGCATCTATACGGCCATTGCCAAAGAAACCTTGACGGAAACCCTTAAGATAATCGGCCTGGAACTCCAAAAACTGAAGAAAGGGGAACTGTCTTCCTCAGAACTTTCTGCGGCCAAAGAATTTGTTAAAGGCGGCATACTGTTGGGTGCCGAAAGCAGTGATAACCGGATGACCCGTATTGCTAAAAATGAAATCTTATTCGGTCGGGACCTTTCTTTTGAAGAAATATTACGGGACCTGGAGAAGGTAACCCCGACTGAAGTCGTTGACCTGGCGGATGAGATTCTCCAACCCGATCAATTCTCTCTGGTCTCCTTAGGGCCCCTGACCGAAGGGGATCTCCCCTCCCCGGCCATTGCCCTTCGATGAATCATCCGGTCCTGAAAATCCGCCGGCTGAATCCTGAAAAAAACCAGGATCTCCCCTGGCCTAAATATATGAGTCCTGGGGCCTCCGGTCTGGACCTGCCGGCAGCCATAGACGGCGACCTGACCCTGGCTCCTTTCGAAATCCGCCTGATTCCCACCGGACTGGCCCTGGCCATACCCCCTGGATTTGAAGGCCAAATCCGGCCCCGCAGCGGCCTGGCCTTAAAACACGGGATCACCCTCATCAATAGCCCGGGGACCATCGATTCCGACTACCGGGGGGAAATCGGTCTGGCCATGATTAACCTGGGGTCAAAACCCTTTACCCTGCGCCGGGGAGACCGGCTGGCCCAGTTGGTGATCAACAAAGTCTATCAAACGGCGATCGAATTAGTGGATGATCTGGAAGACACCGACCGGGCCGATGGCGGC from the Deltaproteobacteria bacterium genome contains:
- a CDS encoding insulinase family protein; the encoded protein is MVQKTTLPNGIRIVTETLPYLYSVSVGIWVENGSRDESPAENGISHFIEHMIFKGTRNRTALEIAKEMDAIGGMSNAFTSKEQTCFYTRVLENHLEQGVRILLDIFLNSLFDPEELERERQVVLQEISMVEDTPDEYTHVLLGETAYHGNSLAQPILGTPETVQAITQERILDYLGRSYGPEKIVVAAAGKVDHETFVDLVAPELNKISPIAATDNRRNPVLSSKSKTVSKDLEQVHLAWATKAPAAGDPKRYVSTLMNVIMGGNMSSRLFQEVREKRGLAYSIYSFLSSYRDSGMWGIYTAIAKETLTETLKIIGLELQKLKKGELSSSELSAAKEFVKGGILLGAESSDNRMTRIAKNEILFGRDLSFEEILRDLEKVTPTEVVDLADEILQPDQFSLVSLGPLTEGDLPSPAIALR
- the dut gene encoding dUTP diphosphatase encodes the protein MNHPVLKIRRLNPEKNQDLPWPKYMSPGASGLDLPAAIDGDLTLAPFEIRLIPTGLALAIPPGFEGQIRPRSGLALKHGITLINSPGTIDSDYRGEIGLAMINLGSKPFTLRRGDRLAQLVINKVYQTAIELVDDLEDTDRADGGFGHSGV